One region of Ornithodoros turicata isolate Travis unplaced genomic scaffold, ASM3712646v1 ctg00001404.1, whole genome shotgun sequence genomic DNA includes:
- the LOC135376945 gene encoding uncharacterized protein LOC135376945 isoform X1 codes for MKNHRGVVYKDPDATYLDLILKTLSRDSSSKRSRMSAASSSDRYPTAPQGFPSPTVSDALLDTEGMTPVHNQQHSPEHIQGQNQLLSQRHNEHSGQAHSQHLGRARSPQLERAQSQLQNHTRNRVFSAAGGSSTTAQAEATSAKKGGIPQNEFQKQVLRQLHIIRLMIEQQQDVLNNLPAIQKECVAPCAVLQEPIDNLEDFKHFDETVEEVKGQLLSELKGLGGKNVTIATKKILTYIMTDNVAQHYSWVGNKGKEKFCNVNVRPLIVDAARSNKSFVATVDETEAVIKKWLQHARDRVKLQEERVAKKAVVCFSL; via the exons ATGAAGAACCACAGAGGCGTCGTGTACAAAGACCCCGACGCTACTTATCTGGATCTGATTCTGAAGACTCTATCACGTGACAGCTCCAGTAAGAGGTCTAGGATGTCGGCAGCATCTTCCTCTGATCGCTACCCAACAGCACCACAAGGCTTCCCTTCACCTACAGTGTCAG ATGCCCTCCTAGACACAGAAGGCATGACGCCAGTGCACAATCAGCAGCACAGCCCAGAGCATATTCAAGGGCAAAACCAACTGCTGAGCCAGAGACACAACGAGCATTCAGGTCAGGCACACAGCCAACATCTGGGCCGGGCTAGGAGTCCACAGCTGGAAAGGGCACAAAGCCAACTGCAGAATCACACACGGAACCGAGTATTTAGTGCTGCGGGAGGTTCCAGCACAACAG CACAAGCGGAAGCAACATCTGCCAAGAAGGGTGGCATTCCTCAAAATG AGTTTCAAAAGCAAGTCCTGCGGCAGCTCCATATAATCAGACTGATGATCGAACAGCAGCAAGATGTCCTCAACAACTTGCCAGCCATACAGAAAGAGTGTGTAGCACCATGTGCAGTTTTGCAAGAACCAATTGACAATCTGGAAGATTTCAAACATTTTGATGAAACTGTAGAAGAAGTTAAGGGCCAACTG CTTTCGGAACTCAAAGGTCTTGGCGGGAAGAATGTGACCATCGCAACAAAGAAGATACTGACCTACATTATGACAGACAACGTTGCACAGCATTACAGTTGGGTTGGAAACAAGGGGAAGGAGAAGTTTTGCAATGTCAATGTGAGGCCACTTATAGTTG ATGCAGCTAGGTCAAACAAGTCATTTGTTGCAACAGTTGACGAAACCGAGGCCGTTATAAAAAAGTGGCTGCAGCATGCTCGCGACCGTGTCAAGCTTCAAGAAGAAAGGGTTGCAAAAAAGGCTGTGGTATGTTTTTCTTTGTGA
- the LOC135376945 gene encoding uncharacterized protein LOC135376945 isoform X2 → MKNHRGVVYKDPDATYLDLILKTLSRDSSSKRSRMSAASSSDRYPTAPQGFPSPTVSDALLDTEGMTPVHNQQHSPEHIQGQNQLLSQRHNEHSGQAHSQHLGRARSPQLERAQSQLQNHTRNRVFSAAGGSSTTAQAEATSAKKGGIPQNEFQKQVLRQLHIIRLMIEQQQDVLNNLPAIQKECVAPCAVLQEPIDNLEDFKHFDETVEEVKGQLLSELKGLGGKNVTIATKKILTYIMTDNVAQHYSWVGNKGKEKFCNVNVRPLIVDAARSNKSFVATVDETEAVIKKWLQHARDRVKLQEERVAKKAVVSEA, encoded by the exons ATGAAGAACCACAGAGGCGTCGTGTACAAAGACCCCGACGCTACTTATCTGGATCTGATTCTGAAGACTCTATCACGTGACAGCTCCAGTAAGAGGTCTAGGATGTCGGCAGCATCTTCCTCTGATCGCTACCCAACAGCACCACAAGGCTTCCCTTCACCTACAGTGTCAG ATGCCCTCCTAGACACAGAAGGCATGACGCCAGTGCACAATCAGCAGCACAGCCCAGAGCATATTCAAGGGCAAAACCAACTGCTGAGCCAGAGACACAACGAGCATTCAGGTCAGGCACACAGCCAACATCTGGGCCGGGCTAGGAGTCCACAGCTGGAAAGGGCACAAAGCCAACTGCAGAATCACACACGGAACCGAGTATTTAGTGCTGCGGGAGGTTCCAGCACAACAG CACAAGCGGAAGCAACATCTGCCAAGAAGGGTGGCATTCCTCAAAATG AGTTTCAAAAGCAAGTCCTGCGGCAGCTCCATATAATCAGACTGATGATCGAACAGCAGCAAGATGTCCTCAACAACTTGCCAGCCATACAGAAAGAGTGTGTAGCACCATGTGCAGTTTTGCAAGAACCAATTGACAATCTGGAAGATTTCAAACATTTTGATGAAACTGTAGAAGAAGTTAAGGGCCAACTG CTTTCGGAACTCAAAGGTCTTGGCGGGAAGAATGTGACCATCGCAACAAAGAAGATACTGACCTACATTATGACAGACAACGTTGCACAGCATTACAGTTGGGTTGGAAACAAGGGGAAGGAGAAGTTTTGCAATGTCAATGTGAGGCCACTTATAGTTG ATGCAGCTAGGTCAAACAAGTCATTTGTTGCAACAGTTGACGAAACCGAGGCCGTTATAAAAAAGTGGCTGCAGCATGCTCGCGACCGTGTCAAGCTTCAAGAAGAAAGGGTTGCAAAAAAGGCTGTG gTATCCGAggcataa
- the LOC135376945 gene encoding uncharacterized protein LOC135376945 isoform X3, whose translation MKNHRGVVYKDPDATYLDLILKTLSRDSSSKRSRMSAASSSDRYPTAPQGFPSPTVSDALLDTEGMTPVHNQQHSPEHIQGQNQLLSQRHNEHSGQAHSQHLGRARSPQLERAQSQLQNHTRNRVFSAAGGSSTTAQAEATSAKKGGIPQNEFQKQVLRQLHIIRLMIEQQQDVLNNLPAIQKECVAPCAVLQEPIDNLEDFKHFDETVEEVKGQLLSELKGLGGKNVTIATKKILTYIMTDNVAQHYSWVGNKGKEKFCNVNVRPLIVV comes from the exons ATGAAGAACCACAGAGGCGTCGTGTACAAAGACCCCGACGCTACTTATCTGGATCTGATTCTGAAGACTCTATCACGTGACAGCTCCAGTAAGAGGTCTAGGATGTCGGCAGCATCTTCCTCTGATCGCTACCCAACAGCACCACAAGGCTTCCCTTCACCTACAGTGTCAG ATGCCCTCCTAGACACAGAAGGCATGACGCCAGTGCACAATCAGCAGCACAGCCCAGAGCATATTCAAGGGCAAAACCAACTGCTGAGCCAGAGACACAACGAGCATTCAGGTCAGGCACACAGCCAACATCTGGGCCGGGCTAGGAGTCCACAGCTGGAAAGGGCACAAAGCCAACTGCAGAATCACACACGGAACCGAGTATTTAGTGCTGCGGGAGGTTCCAGCACAACAG CACAAGCGGAAGCAACATCTGCCAAGAAGGGTGGCATTCCTCAAAATG AGTTTCAAAAGCAAGTCCTGCGGCAGCTCCATATAATCAGACTGATGATCGAACAGCAGCAAGATGTCCTCAACAACTTGCCAGCCATACAGAAAGAGTGTGTAGCACCATGTGCAGTTTTGCAAGAACCAATTGACAATCTGGAAGATTTCAAACATTTTGATGAAACTGTAGAAGAAGTTAAGGGCCAACTG CTTTCGGAACTCAAAGGTCTTGGCGGGAAGAATGTGACCATCGCAACAAAGAAGATACTGACCTACATTATGACAGACAACGTTGCACAGCATTACAGTTGGGTTGGAAACAAGGGGAAGGAGAAGTTTTGCAATGTCAATGTGAGGCCACTTATAGTTG TGTGA